A section of the Candidatus Poribacteria bacterium genome encodes:
- a CDS encoding LysM peptidoglycan-binding domain-containing protein, with protein MKMLRGTLKLALILYICAALSGVYVLSASAKITPHAGDDGTTLITIVKGDTLWDLCQEHLKDPLRWRELSKYNDFTNPHLIYPGEELRIPIAMMKEVKEVAEEELAAQQEELEKLKAELAESEATRDKLEAEINGLNKNMDELKAQIEALEASLKSQEKLMAAVSQSSDAVSSSIKEALAAKKAAIIDKIAHLDENFAGIEKMIKEHTMAAAATHERIESIEGDVKMLLTSVEANQKAINEVKMILEDAKGVHEELSSSKRALVFLTTLAAGVGLFAINAIGGRSGE; from the coding sequence ATGAAAATGCTAAGAGGCACACTGAAGTTGGCACTAATTCTGTACATTTGCGCAGCACTCAGTGGTGTTTACGTGTTATCCGCATCTGCGAAAATCACACCCCATGCGGGGGACGACGGCACTACGCTCATCACCATTGTAAAAGGTGATACCCTCTGGGATCTCTGTCAAGAGCATCTTAAGGATCCACTCCGATGGCGCGAACTGAGCAAATATAACGACTTCACCAATCCACACCTCATCTATCCCGGCGAAGAATTGCGTATTCCAATCGCTATGATGAAAGAGGTCAAGGAAGTTGCTGAAGAGGAACTTGCCGCGCAGCAAGAGGAACTTGAGAAACTAAAGGCGGAATTGGCGGAATCCGAAGCAACGCGGGATAAACTCGAAGCAGAAATTAACGGACTCAACAAGAATATGGACGAACTCAAGGCGCAAATCGAGGCGCTTGAGGCAAGTCTGAAATCACAAGAAAAGTTAATGGCCGCTGTGAGTCAATCCAGTGACGCAGTCTCTTCCAGTATCAAAGAAGCCTTGGCAGCGAAAAAAGCGGCTATCATTGACAAGATTGCCCACCTTGACGAAAATTTCGCAGGGATCGAGAAGATGATCAAAGAGCACACAATGGCAGCGGCAGCAACACACGAACGCATTGAATCCATCGAAGGGGATGTGAAGATGCTGTTGACGAGCGTTGAAGCCAACCAAAAGGCAATCAACGAGGTCAAGATGATACTTGAGGATGCCAAAGGTGTCCACGAGGAACTCTCCTCATCTAAGCGCGCTCTGGTTTTTCTGACAACTTTAGCAGCGGGTGTCGGTTTGTTTGCTATCAACGCTATCGGTGGACGTAGCGGCGAATAG